The DNA sequence GGCCACCGTCCGCCTGAGCTGGCGGATCGACCACTGGGTGGTGGTGCTGGCCGTCGGGCCCGACGCCGTGACGGTGGGGGACCCCCTCCGGGGGTTGCGCACCCTGTCCCGCCGGGCTTTCCTGGAGGACTGGCGCGGCGTCCTCGTCACCGTGACGCCACCCGCCCCCTGAAAACCGGTCGCGGGACTTCCCCGGGGGCCCCGGGGCCGCCGTGCGGGGCCACGGGCTCGAACGACGGCGAGACGCACGAGGATGACGGAAGAAATGGTTCAGCGCAAGGACACGAAGGCATCATGAAAACCGACGCACCCCTCCCCTGCCGGGATCGCGGCCTGTCCGCCGCGAACCCCGGTGAGACCCCGGGAACGGGGGGCAACGCTCCCGGTGACGGGTCCGGCCCCTCAGCGGGTTCGCGTGGCCCCGACCGCTTTCCCCCGGCCACCCCCGCGTGTTCCCGGGGACCCGTGGTCGCCCGCTTTTCCCCTCTTCCCGGCACGGCTTCCCGACTCCTGGCGGGGATGGCCGTCCTCGTCGTTCTCCTCACCCCCGCCCAGGCGGAGGAGGAACCGGCGAAACCGACCGTTCACGGCTCGGTGATCGTGAGCGCCAGCGTGTCACCCGAGGCGCTGGGGGAGACGGCGCGGGAGTGCGTCGTCCTGGAGGGGGACCGGCTGAAGGGCCTGCCCGTCCGCACCCTGGGCGACGTCCTGGCCCTGGCGGCCCCGGTGGACCTCCAGCCGCGCACCCCGAACGGGCTCCAGGCCGACATCCGCATCCGCGGCTCCAGTTTCTCCGGGGTGCTGGTCTGCGTGGACGGCGTCCGCTGGAGCGACCCCCAGACGGCCCACTTCAACCTGGAACTCCCCGTGCCCTGGGAGAGGGTGGAGCGGGTGGAGGTCCTGACGGGGAGCCAGTCCGTCTTCTTCGGCTCCGAGGCCGTGGGCGGCGTCGTCAACCTCGTCACCCGCAAGCCCGCGGGAACGGAAATCGCCGCCGCGGCCGTGGGCGGCAGCTTCGGGACAGCGGGGGCGTCGGGCCTTGCCGGGGGGCGATCGGGGGAGGTCTCGGGGGAGGTCTTCGCGGACTTCAACCGTTCGGACGGCTTCACCGACGATCGGGACGACCGGTACGGCCGCCTCTGGGGCCGGGCCGACCTCGACACGGCCACGGCGGACCTCCGCCTCACCGGGGGCTGGCTCGACCATCGCTTCGGCGCCGCGGGCTTCTACGGGCCCTACCCCTCCTTCGAGGCCACCCGGACCGGCGCCCTGGCATTGGGCGCCCGCCTGAAGCGGGGGTGGTGCGGAGCGCACCGGACCACGGTGGACCTGGCCTGGCGCCGTCACGACGACGACTTCGTCCTCTTCCGGGACCACCCGGAACGCTACCGGAACACCCACGCCACCGACGTGCTCCTGGGAAAGCTCTCCACCTTCCTGGCGAAGGGTCGCAGGGCCTCGCTGGCGGCCCTGGGCGAGGTGTCGGGGGAGTGGATCCGCTCCTCCCGCCTGGGCGACCACGCCCGGCAGCGCGCCGCGCTGGCCGTCGATTCCCACTGGGGGCCCACCCCCCGCCTTTCCCTTCAGGCGGGCCTGCGGTGGGACGCCTACTCGTCCTACGGGTCCGCCTGGTCCCCCGGCGCCGGGGCGGCCGTCTTTGCAGTCCCGCGGCTCAAGTTCCGCGCCTCCGCCGGGAAAGCCTTCCGGGTCCCCTCCTTCACCGAGTTGTACTACTGGAGCCCGACTCTCCGGGGGAACCCGGCGCTGCGCCCGGAGTCCGCGTGGAACGTGGACGGCGGCCTGGACTGGTACGCCTCCGAAACCTGCACCCTCTCCGCCACGGTCTTCCGCCGCTGGGAGCGGGACCTGATCGACTACGTCCGG is a window from the Acidobacteriota bacterium genome containing:
- a CDS encoding TonB-dependent receptor; its protein translation is MKTDAPLPCRDRGLSAANPGETPGTGGNAPGDGSGPSAGSRGPDRFPPATPACSRGPVVARFSPLPGTASRLLAGMAVLVVLLTPAQAEEEPAKPTVHGSVIVSASVSPEALGETARECVVLEGDRLKGLPVRTLGDVLALAAPVDLQPRTPNGLQADIRIRGSSFSGVLVCVDGVRWSDPQTAHFNLELPVPWERVERVEVLTGSQSVFFGSEAVGGVVNLVTRKPAGTEIAAAAVGGSFGTAGASGLAGGRSGEVSGEVFADFNRSDGFTDDRDDRYGRLWGRADLDTATADLRLTGGWLDHRFGAAGFYGPYPSFEATRTGALALGARLKRGWCGAHRTTVDLAWRRHDDDFVLFRDHPERYRNTHATDVLLGKLSTFLAKGRRASLAALGEVSGEWIRSSRLGDHARQRAALAVDSHWGPTPRLSLQAGLRWDAYSSYGSAWSPGAGAAVFAVPRLKFRASAGKAFRVPSFTELYYWSPTLRGNPALRPESAWNVDGGLDWYASETCTLSATVFRRWERDLIDYVRASDTDPWVAANIRRALVDGVSLQLNVRPAAWVRALAGYAWTDFDLAPSPLQTRYAADFARHVLTVGADFFPERSLRPGVTVRYKHRALTGGGYVVLSAALAYTRGPWELEVRIDNATDTVYEELSGVAMPGRGVFATLRCRPR